In the genome of Nycticebus coucang isolate mNycCou1 chromosome X, mNycCou1.pri, whole genome shotgun sequence, the window gtctattttttgagacttgggaaaaaaaaataagaagtagtaAATGGATGACTCCATActaaacctcagagtcaaagcacttatgatagacatactctgacaatgtgaatgttactttttttgcattattattattattattattgcttaatatttcgttgcagcaatcgtctgatttcttttctgaatgtatttatcttcattcgttctttacgaggtttttgtttctagtccttatcttaaacgttgttgttattaaattttaagcctttttaattttgtgaaggcaaaaagtagaaaccaaataaacacatgtatatgtatagagaaaataaaaaaaaataaaaaataaaaaaaagatttacaaagCACACATTATCTCATGAAGGATTTATATTCTAAACACAgttaagagaattaaaaacatggGCAAAGATTTGAATACACATTTCACAAgagaagaaatgtgaaaaaaaaaagagaagaaatgtggATGGCAtatacacatgaaaagatgcccaacattgcctcagtgcccgtagcacagtggttatggcgccagccccacatacactgaagctggcgagttcaaacccagcctgggccagctaagaaacaatgacaactgcaacagaaaaatagcgggcgttgtggcggatgcctgtactcccagctacttgggaggctgaggcaagagaatcgcttaagcccaaaagtttgaggttgctgtgagctgtgacaccacggcactctaccaaggctgacataATGAGATgctgtcacaaaaaataaaaaaataataaaaaggtgcCCAACATTATtagccattagagaaatgcaaattaaaaccacaaagaaataccACTACATGTCGACTAGAAtgagtaaaatgaaaaattatgacattatcaaatgctggcaaggatgtaaaACAATTGGAACTCATACATTATTGGTAGGTGAAACTGGTTTGGCagattcttataaaattaaacataactGTTCATATTACCCATCAATCGCACTCAAGATAAATGAACAATGTCCACACAAGACTTACGTACAAATAGTTAACTGCAGCTGGAAACCACTTAAATATTCATGAACtggtgaatgaatggataaagtgaAGTGGCTGAGCCACCAAAAGGCGCAAACTACTGATACATGTAATGATGTGGATGAATCTTAAAAGTATTATGGTAATAAGTGAAGCCAGACAAAAAAGGCTGCAGACTGTATGATTGCAATTGGGTGGCATTCTGGACAAGGTCAATTATTCAGGCAGAAATCAAATCAGTGACGGGAAGGGACTGAATGCGAGGGAACTTTTTATGGTAGGGTGGAAATGTTCTCTATCTTTCAtgtggtggtggttacatgactgtataaatttgtcaaaactcaccAAACTACACCCCTAAAAAGGGTAGACTTTTACTATAGGTATATCAGAGGCCAGGGCTAGTAAGGTGGCTTCATGTTGTCACAAGAAGCCTGGTGAGtatggttttgttttataagGACACAGCTTCCTCTTTCTAAATTACTTCCTGGTCCAAAATGGTTAGCTTGGCTCTCCAGTCCTCACTTCTGTATTCAGGCAGTAGGGAGGAGTAGGAGGTAGTCAAGGAATTATCACCCCTTTAAAGAGACTTCCTGTAAGCCATGCATGTATCTTTTCACATTTAATTAGCCAATACTTAGTATGTGACTACATCTAATTGCAAGAGAGGCTGGGGAAAAGTAATCCTTAAGCTAGACTATGATTATATTGAATCAAATGGGGGTtctgttattaaaaagaaaagtatgatgGGAGTTATGCGGCCAAAAGAGTGGctatcacaaataaaaaaaaaaaaaaagtgcattgcCAATTATTGCCAACCCCCAAGTAAGCAGTTGTGCTTAGTTTACTCTTTGGTTCTCAAGGAAAtctgtttctctttcatttagaAAAGCAGCACCTCTTTGATGTGCATAAGCCCCTTTTGAAGGGGGTTATATAAATAAAGCATGTTTTAAGACCAGGCATCAAACAGTGAACTTCGACAACCTCAACTTTCACACATGTATGTTTATTCGCCAACTCACAGAACACACTCTTTCTTGTATCCAGGGAAGAATTAGCTGGTTCTTCTATATTGACTTCAATCTTAATATTATCTTAATGATCAACAAGTGGTCATCTATAACTAATATCATCAGTAAGTTAGAGTTTActtattaaatattgaaaatttaacaaagagacaGTAGTCAACGGAAAAAGTGCCAATACTTAACCTACCTATATATTTTACCAAGTACCTTCACGCCCATTCTCTCATATAGCTTCCTCACAGGCTAGCATTTTCAGAGCCAAGAACTTACATGCAGGTGAAAAATTTTTGACCAAGATactgaaacaaaatattttttccctaccAATAATACCATATAATCAGAAAAGTATAACCTCAAACTGCTCTGCAGGGAACGCCTAGTTTTCTGGAGGATAATCTGTACAGTCTTTTTTTCATCTGTCtaaaagacagtctcactatgtcgcaacctccaactcttgggcttaggcaattcttttgcctcagcctcccaagtagctgggactacagatgcctgccacaacgcctggttattttttgttgcagttagtgTTATttagccagcctgggccagattcgaacctgccagcctccgtgtatgtggctgctgtaaccactgtgctatgggcgccgagccagtatAGCTTTTCATACTGCAAACTATTCTCTCAGagaattgtttcatttcttatttgaaaaaacaacctgctctttttattttactttattttttgaactgTTTTATGCATCAGGCCCAGGTGAGGTGGGaacctgctgctgccactgccccCGCCACAGTGTGCAGGGCCAGTGtgctaaccactgacctacacaGTGGGCAGCTAAAAAAAGCAACCTGGTCTTTTGACTTTGCATTTCTGCTGTCTGGGGGATAATTTGCTGGATGCTTCCCTGACAGGTGGAGACTGGCCTGAGTGTGCTTGCTCTACATagttgttgcctttttttttttagctttaaaaaaggttatttttcaaagaaaaatggtAATAGCTAATTGGAAACCTACTTATTCTTCAActccaattttgttttctttaaatttataagTGACTTACTGATTTACTATTTTAAAcaactctcccctttcccctttaaCTGTTTACCATCTACTCGTGCTGAATCCTTCCCAGGAGATTGCTCCAGTGTATATATCCAGGTCTTTGCTTGGCTCCTTTtaccaaaaaatgcaaaacacaatTCCATCGTGCATCTTAAGGGCTCCAATcatcaaaaataggaaaaaaaaatctttggaatAGCCAATTAagttgaataaaagaaaaatccacaaGAATGTGGTTTGGTTGGGGCAGGAATCTACTCCACTGTTCCTGGCAAATGGATCCTACAGAGAATCCTTGTAATTCATCCTCCCTATCCACATTATGATTTGAATCCAAGGATCCTGCTCCAAGGAATGGGATCCAGTGAGCTTTCTCCAATCCAAACCTTTATAACtagcaaaaccaaaaaacaggAGGCAAAATGTTAGATACTGTAATCAAAAAAGGTTTCTGGGGAATGATGAGTTATGTCTGTCGTCAGTTTAACAGATGTACATTAATAACTATCAGATTCCCCCCAAACAAGTTTCTGAATGGTGTTGAGATAAATTTTAGAAACTTGATCGCCATAGAGACAAATTGGAAGAAGCATTTTACATTTACAGTTCAACTGATAATGCTAATACTAGTTGACTGTACAGTGTATTACCGGTTTTGTGGTTGCAAAACGTTATGTAGTTGAAAAGTTATTGGTattgccgggcgcggtggctcacgtctgtaatcccagcactgtgggaggctgaggagggagaattgcttaagctcaggaattcgagactcgcctgagtgacagtgagaccctgactcatgaaaaaaatggaaaaacccagccgggccgCCTCGGcaaggcctgtaatcccagcagcttctggaggctgaggcagcggggtgcccgcagcccgagtctgaggttgcagtgagctaccacgcccactgcactgtgctcaggggcatagggtgggaccctgtctcaacaacaacaacaacaacaaaagttatTGGTATTGCTACCCACCTAAATCTAAATTAAATCTAATACTACCatctgcaatttatttatttatttatttatttattttgagacagagcctcaagctgtcgccctgggtggagtgctgtggcatcacagctcacagcaacctccaattcctgggctcaagcaattctcctgcctccgcctcccaggtagctgggactacaggcacctgccacaacgcctggctattttttggttgcagccgtcattgttgtttggtgggcctggactgggattgaacctggcagctcaggtgtacgtggctggcgccttagccgcttgagccataggcaccgagtcCATCTgcaatttaatttgtaaattaattcctctactaggtatatatccagatgaccaaaaatcactttacaacaaagatatttgcaccagaatgtttattgcagctcagttcataattgccaagtcatgggttaacaaattgtggtatatgtataccatacaTTAAGATGGAATAttacgatggagactttacatcttttatgtttacatgaatagagctggaacatattcttcttactaaactacttcaaggaaggaaggaaggaaaaagtatccagtgtactcagtactattatgaaaccaatatataatcagccacactttcacatgaatgataaaacataactataaccCAGATgaaggggggagaggagggatcCATAACCCacatggagggagggtaattggaggGATCTCACCGACTGTGCatatgcaagggtacatgtcaaatctattacgAGTATAAGTGTCTTAAGATAAATTATTAAGTGAGGTAAAGACTAAATTTCCAGGTTTAAAGAGCAGAGCAAATGTAGCTAAAGATAACTGCATAAAGTGTTTTAAGGTACATGTATGTATCATTTTAACCCTTGTCTTTTAGTGCAAGGTCAATACTGCCAATTTTATCTGTGACAATAGCACTTGGGAGTCATACCATTGCTTCCGTTGTTGATTTTATCCTTCTCAATCCTCCTCTTGACAATCCTAAAATGACTGAAATGTGCTACACAATCCTTAATCCAAAACATTCTCAATCCATCTCTTCAGATATGTCTACATATGAAAAGCAAGATAAACATAAGAACTTCCCCAGGTAAGATAACCACAGACACCCTTAACATCCCAGTTCACACAAACCAGAGCAGAATAGACATTTACACAATCACAGTCTGAGGAGCATGGAGAGTTACCTAAATTTAAACAATCCTGTCTATGACATCacttaaaatacaatttatcCAAGACATAAGGGGAATGTAGATGTTAGGAGCAGGGGGATATTACGCAAGAATGCAATTCAATACTTTAGCCCATTCTGAACAAAAcagtttgaattaaaaaatgaaaagactatACTGAGTAAAGGAAAACTGGATACGACATGGGTTCTACGAACAGTGTCACCAATCATCTTATGTACGAGAGCGAGACCTGCTATGACGGGAAGAATAGCGTGGTGATTCTCCGCTTTTCTTTGGGGAACAACTGCGACTCTTGCTGATGCTCCTGCTACGGCTCCTGCTGCCACTACGGCTTCGAGATCGAGATCTTCCATAACTTGGGCTTCTGGGCCCATCAATTCTCACCCGGATATAGGCAGTTTCTCCCTATTGGATATAGACAGAACTTTCTATTAAAAGATCTAAACTTTCCCCTCTCTTCAGGCATGCTGAAGGTAACCAAAACCAGAAATCTGGCAATTGACTTGGATACCCTTGCCTAAATCCTCCTTACCTTCAAATTCCATTGTTAACACCACTGTATCCAattctggccaaaaaaaaaagtatataaccTACCTCATGAGATTTAAACTTGGTATTATCCAGTTTTCGAACTGCATAGGTCATATCTTCTTTCCGTACAAACTCCACGACACCAGTGCCATCTCGGTAAACATCAGCATAACATACATCACCCGCTTCACGCATGTGATCCTTTAAATCCTGCCAGCTTCCGCTTGGAGGCAGTCctgaaaaaagtgatttttttccttaatactAATTACCCCAAATTTCACAATGAACTTAAAATGTACATTAGAACAAAGATTAAAATAACGGCTGTATGTAAATGACTGCAGGTAAGATTCTGGAATCATTCCTATTTCtttgccccccccccttttttttttttggtgactgttgttgagacagagtcccaccctacaccctgagcagagtgcaacggcatcatagctcactgcaacctcagactcgggctgtgggcaccccgctgcctcagcctccggaagctgctgggattacaggcgctcggctgtggcacccagctgggtttttccattttttttcatgaggtggggtctcactcttgctcaggtgagtctcgaactcttgagctcacgtatttctccctcctcagcctcctacagtactgggattacaggcgtgagtcaccgcgCTTGGCTCTGGAATCATTTCTAAAGGAACACATTCTAGTACCCGCGACTCAGTTTAGTAAATCGACACCAGAATAATCCTTGTTTGCCAAACTCAcccaaaaactaaaattatttaaagCCTAACATAAAAAATTCTAAGTTGTTAAACCGGTAatgcaaagaaatattaaatagttTCTGTCCCTTCTCATCAACCCGCATGAACAGTAAACTCACCAGTGACAATCACTCTGTGTTCCGACCGCCTAGAAGGGGGACCATAGTGGCCTCGTGAAGGTCTGCCACATCCAGTCCCACAGCACCGGCCTGTACCACGGCCGGTACGAGGAAACTCCACCCGCAGATGGTATCCATCGTAATCATAGCCATCGCGACCATACACCGCGTCTTCCGCATCTCTGCGTGATCACAGAAAGCGAAAGGGATGAGGAAAAACTAGAAGAAGCTAACTCAGTCAGGAATCAGCaactgccccacccccactccctgcATATGCCCACTCAATACGGAAGAGCCCACATGCACTGCATAAAAGGAACGGCACCTCCCCCACCCAGAAACGGCCAGGATCCCAAGCACTACACCAGCCCTGTGCACCTCACTTTTCTGCTCCAAGCATGCTAAAGGGCTCCCTGGAAGTCCAAGGAACCCAGCCACCAGAGGAGCCACCATCCACCAGAGGAGCCACCATCCACTGGGCTCCTTACTCGACTCCTGCGTGGGCGATGGCGTCTCTCCCCAACCTAAGAGTCTGTCTCTCTCTAAAAGCCTCCCCTTTTGCCCATTCTCTATGTTAAAGCCTTTGGAGTCCTCCACAACTACTCCAACCTGTTTCTTCAGGGCCACAAGCCCCAGGCCACCTCACCTTGGGTCCTCGAACTCAACAAAGGCAAAGGGCGGTCCTCCGCGACGATTCTTGAGGTCGATGTCTCGGATAGCGCCGTATTTGTAGAACACGTCCTCGATGTCCTTGGTTCGGATGTCTGGAGGTAAGTTACCCACGTAGATGCGGCAATCATTGTTTCCAGCCGGGCCACGGATCACACCACTTCCCGACATGGCGACGACGAAGCGTGGACTAGAGAAAGGAACTTCCCTTCAAGCCTAGCGCACAGCGTAGCGAGCACGCAGCGTAGGGAGCACGTGGGGTCACCACGCCCCCTGCGACTCCTCCAAAATGGCGCCTTTATCAGCTCAGCGCGTGGTTGTGGGGGGAGTTGTTGCTTTTTATCAGATATTTATTCTATaactgagaaaattttaaaatacctccCTATTTTAGcccagaaaaggaagagcaaactcTTCCaattaagagggaaaaaaagaaagtggcggGGGCATAAATAACTAGTAGATACATTTGAAGTCAAGTTCTTAGAACAGGCAGACTCTAAGGGGTTAAACAAAACAACATGTATTGTATCATTTTTCTTTGCTCACACATCTTTGGGTTGGCTGGCATTTCCCTGAACTTGACTGTAAGATGCATCCGTATTGGCTGCTTGTGTCTCTCTTCTGTCTTGGGCCAGCAGATTAGCTGGACATGTTGTCAGGCAAAAACATAAAAGGGGTGAGCAGTATAATGGTATAGTTTACAGTCTAAGCTCAAAACCGTCATGCTCTtttggctcagcacttgtagctcagtgagtagggtgccagccacatacactgagtctggtgggttcgagcctggcccgggcctgcgaaacaactacagctggaaaaaaaaaaaaaaaagacaaatacccaggcattgtggcaggcacctgtagtcacagctagtagggaggctaaggcaagagaattgcttaagcccaagagttggaggttgctgtgagctgtgacgccatggtactctaccaagggcaacatagtgagtgagattctgtctcaaaaaacaacaacaacaacaaaaacaaaccacaATAACAAAAAACTGGCGTGCTCTCTTTTGTCTATATTACACTTGGGAAAAGAAATATGACCAGGAAACATCATAGGTGGATCAGGGAAATATTTTCAACTCCTAGATGGAAAAACTGCAATGTCGTAAGGAAAAGGGCATGGATAGAGAGGGGTAGATAATAGGAAACAATAATGCAATACCTGCTGAGAAGAAACAATTTCACTCCTCCCTAAGACTGTAGGCACCCTTTAAAAGTGCCTGagaacgcctgtggctcagtgactagggcaccggccccatataccgagggtggcaggttcaaacccagccctggccaaactgcaaccaaaaaatagccgggcgttgtggcgggtgcctgtagtcccaggtgctcgggaggctgaggcaagagaattgcgtaagccccagagctggaggttgctgtgagccgtgtgacgccatggcactctaccgagggcagtaaagtgaaactctgtctctacaaaaaaaaaaaagtgcctgaggttcagcgcccgtagcacagtggttacagcatcagccacatacaccaaggctagtgggtttgaacccagccagggtcagctaaacgacaactgcaacaaaaaatagccaggcgttgtggtgggtgcctgtagcccaagctactagggaggctgaagcaaaagaatcacttaagcccaagagtttgaggttgctgtgagctgtgacaacacagcactctactgagggcaacatagtgagactctgtctccataaaaaaaaaaaaaaagtgggaatttCATTGGGAATATTGGCGGGAGGACAGCCCCCAAACTTCTCCTTCATAAAAGCAACAAGAATACTGGCAAATGTGGCCAAAATCAACATTTTCAGAACTGTGGAAGTTAATCCAAAGCTTGTAGCAATCTGgggagcacttttttttttttttttgagacagtctcaagctgttgccctgggtagagtgctgtgacatcctagctcacagcaacttccaactccggattcaagtaatcctcttgcctcagttttttctatttttagtagagatgggtctcacttttgctgaggttggtcttgaacttgtgagctcaagcaatccacctgcctcggcctcccagagtgctaggattacaggttcaAGCCACCGCGCCAGGCTGgggagcatttattttattttgtgtaaatGCTGAATCACAGTCCAGCATGGTGTTCAtgctggcactttgggaggctgaggcaggaggatcacttgaggccaggagagcctgagcaatgtagcaagaccccattcctataaaaaatagaataattatccATTCATGGTAGTGTATGCTtgtagtcctatctactcaggaagctgaggtgggagaaccgcttgagcccaggagtcttgaGGTTGTACTGAGCCACGacgatgccaccacactctagcccaggcaacatagtgagactgtatctcaagaAAGGCTGAATTTCAGTAAGAATAGTTTGCTTTTGGCCTTTCAATTTACCAATTTCCCATCTTCCTCTTCCCAGGTCTGTGATAGCCTTAATAACTGCCAGCCTAGCAGCCACTAGATGGGTTAGAACAGAGTTGGAGCTCTTTCAAAGCCCTGTTCTCAGAGAGCTGTCCTTATTTGACCTATTTTATAGTTCCCAGGAAAATCCCACTCACAAGTCTTATCTTTATTTGACTTGACTCAGAGCTCATCCAGTGTGAACAGTCTTCTCAAGGG includes:
- the LOC128578054 gene encoding serine/arginine-rich splicing factor 1-like is translated as MSGSGVIRGPAGNNDCRIYVGNLPPDIRTKDIEDVFYKYGAIRDIDLKNRRGGPPFAFVEFEDPRDAEDAVYGRDGYDYDGYHLRVEFPRTGRGTGRCCGTGCGRPSRGHYGPPSRRSEHRVIVTGLPPSGSWQDLKDHMREAGDVCYADVYRDGTGVVEFVRKEDMTYAVRKLDNTKFKSHEGETAYIRVRIDGPRSPSYGRSRSRSRSGSRSRSRSISKSRSCSPKKSGESPRYSSRHSRSRSHISEEMD